Proteins encoded by one window of Panicum virgatum strain AP13 chromosome 7N, P.virgatum_v5, whole genome shotgun sequence:
- the LOC120681922 gene encoding stearoyl-[acyl-carrier-protein] 9-desaturase 5, chloroplastic produces the protein MALRASSPVSHVAAPLPPCGRRRRVSGVAVAMASTINRVKTVKEPYTPPREVHRQVTHSLPAQKKEIFDSLQPWAKDNLLNLLKPVEKSWQPQDFLPEPSSDGFYDEVKELRERAKEIPDEYFVCLVGDMVTEEALPTYQTMLNTLDGVRDETGASPTTWAVWTRAWTAEENRHGDLLNKYMYLTGRVDMKQIEKTIQYLIGSGMDPGTENNPYLGFLYTSFQERATFVSHGNTARHAKEYGDLKLAQICGTIAADEKRHETAYTKIVEKLFEIDPDYTVMAFADMMRKKITMPAHLMYDGKDNNLFEHFSAVAQRLGVYTAKDYADILEFLVQRWKVADLTGLSGEGRRAQDFVCTLAPRIRRLDERAQARAKQGPVIPFSWIYDRKVQL, from the exons GGTCAAAACTGTCAAAGAACCCTATACTCCACCACGAGAGGTGCATCGCCAAGTTACCCATTCACTACCAGCCCAAAAGAAGGAAATTTTTGATTCACTTCAACCTTGGGCCAAGGATAACTTGTTGAACCTCCTGAAGCCGGTTGAGAAGTCATGGCAGCCACAAGACTTCCTACCAGAGCCTTCTTCTGATGGGTTTTACGATGAAGTTAAAGAACTGAGGGAGCGGGCAAAGGAAATACCTGATGAGTATTTTGTTTGTTTAGTTGGTGACATGGTTACTGAGGAAGCACTACCTACCTATCAAACAATGCTCAACACCCTTGATGGAGTTCGAGATGAAACTGGTGCAAGTCCAACCACTTGGGCTGTTTGGACGAGGGCGTGGACAGCTGAAGAGAACAGGCATGGTGATCTCCTTAATAAGTACATGTACCTTACTGGACGGGTTGACATGAAACAAATTGAGAAGACCATACAGTATCTGATTGGGTCCGGAATG GATCCAGGTACTGAGAACAATCCCTACTTGGGCTTCCTTTACACATCATTCCAAGAGAGAGCAACATTTGTATCTCATGGCAATACCGCAAGGCATGCCAAGGAGTATGGTGATCTCAAGCTGGCTCAGATATGTGGCACAATAGCAGCTGATGAAAAGCGCCATGAGACAGCCTACACCAAGATAGTTGAGAAACTCTTTGAGATCGATCCTGACTACACGGTGATGGCTTTTGCGGacatgatgaggaagaagatcaCAATGCCTGCTCATCTCATGTACGATGGGAAGGACAACAACCTGTTCGAGCACTTCAGTGCGGTGGCGCAGAGGCTGGGCGTCTACACTGCTAAAGACTACGCCGACATCCTTGAGTTCTTGGTCCAGAGGTGGAAAGTTGCTGATCTAACAGGGCTATctggagaagggaggagggcgcAGGACTTTGTCTGTACCTTGGCACCGAGAATCAGGAGGTTGGATGAGAGAGCTCAAGCAAGGGCGAAGCAGGGACCGGTTATTCCTTTCAGTTGGATTTATGACCGCAAGGTGCAACTTTAA